The Toxorhynchites rutilus septentrionalis strain SRP chromosome 3, ASM2978413v1, whole genome shotgun sequence genome includes a region encoding these proteins:
- the LOC129779612 gene encoding zinc finger protein 771-like isoform X1, with protein MAFVTNNLSHFNSNQCSFCPDMCNDEFHHVLIPSRSESNLKTVLQKLNSPTSQWSSYPTCDKCHQEFRTVHNIPESCFQILPSVKPTDDIKMDPELIIDDHDLLNNDNIFERNSTVDSAPIEPKDEMRIKGENGEVFFINEMNEEDYNISLISVARTNTQSKGDLDASQIEVHSSSVRHKCKEDSTDESLTKDHTQSHTGERPYPCPHCAKTFKRPATLEQHVRTHTGERPYSCPQCPKAFGQRTTLQLHIRTHTDERPYSCSHCSKTYRTHSTLKQHIRTHTGERPYTCSHCPKAFGQRTTLQLHIRTHTDDGSYSCPHCPKTFQKRKTLSLHFRAHTGDRPYSCPHCPRAFKQPTSLKQHVRTHAEERPFSCPHCPKAFKKRKLLLKHIKTHADSLQTTKQ; from the exons ATGGCGTTTGTTACCAACAACCT ATCCCATTTCAACAGTAACCAATGTAGCTTTTGCCCCGATATGTGCAATGATGAGTTCCATCACGTGCTGATCCCTTCTCGTTCAGAGTCAAACCTAAAAACTGTCCTGCAGAAGTTAAACAGTCCCACTTCCCAGTGGAGCAGTTATCCTACATGCGACAAATGTCACCAAGAATTCAGAACCGTCCACAACATTCCCGAGAGCTGCTTCCAAATTTTGCCCAGCGTCAAACCGACTGATGACATCAAGATGGATCCAGAGTTAATAATTGATGATCACGACTTGTTGAATAATGACAACATTTTTGAGAGAAACTCAACAGTAGATTCTGCACCGATTGAACCAAAAGATGAAATGCGAATCAAGGGAGAAAACGGAGAGGTATTCTTCATCAACGAAATGAACGAAGAAGACTACAATATATCACTAATTTCGGTTGCTAGAACAAATACTCAAAGTAAAGGTGATCTGGATGCTTCACAGATAGAAGTTCACTCATCTTCGGTACGGCATAAATGTAAGGAAGACTCCACGGATGAAAGTTTGACGAAGGACCATACACAGTCACACACGG gtgaacgtccctatCCTTGTCCACATTGTGCGAAAACATTCAAGCGACCTGCAACGCTCGAGCAGCACGTTCGAACTCATACTG gtgaacgtccctattcttgtCCACAGTGTCCGAAAGCGTTTGGACAACGTACAACGCTTCAACtgcacattcgaactcatacgg ATGAACGCCCTTATTCTTGTTCACATTGTTCGAAAACATATAGGACACACTCAACACTCAAACAGCACATTCGAACTCACACGG GCGAACGTCCTTATACTTGTTCACATTGTCCAAAAGCGTTTGGACAACGAACAACGCTCCAACtgcacattcgaactcatacgg ATGATGGCTCATActcttgtccacattgtccgaaaACGTTCCAAAAGCGTAAAACGCTTTCACTGCACTTTCGAGCTCATACGG GTGACCGTCCCTActcttgtccacattgtccgagAGCATTCAAGCAACCTACATCGCTCAAACAGCACGTTCGAACTCATGcag AAGAACGTCCATTTTCTTGTCCACACTGTCCGAAAGCGTTCAAGAAGCGTAAACTGCTCTTAAAGCACATTAAAACTCATGCGGATTCGTTGCAAACGACGAAACAGTGA
- the LOC129779612 gene encoding zinc finger protein 501-like isoform X2 → MCNDEFHHVLIPSRSESNLKTVLQKLNSPTSQWSSYPTCDKCHQEFRTVHNIPESCFQILPSVKPTDDIKMDPELIIDDHDLLNNDNIFERNSTVDSAPIEPKDEMRIKGENGEVFFINEMNEEDYNISLISVARTNTQSKGDLDASQIEVHSSSVRHKCKEDSTDESLTKDHTQSHTGERPYPCPHCAKTFKRPATLEQHVRTHTGERPYSCPQCPKAFGQRTTLQLHIRTHTDERPYSCSHCSKTYRTHSTLKQHIRTHTGERPYTCSHCPKAFGQRTTLQLHIRTHTDDGSYSCPHCPKTFQKRKTLSLHFRAHTGDRPYSCPHCPRAFKQPTSLKQHVRTHAEERPFSCPHCPKAFKKRKLLLKHIKTHADSLQTTKQ, encoded by the exons ATGTGCAATGATGAGTTCCATCACGTGCTGATCCCTTCTCGTTCAGAGTCAAACCTAAAAACTGTCCTGCAGAAGTTAAACAGTCCCACTTCCCAGTGGAGCAGTTATCCTACATGCGACAAATGTCACCAAGAATTCAGAACCGTCCACAACATTCCCGAGAGCTGCTTCCAAATTTTGCCCAGCGTCAAACCGACTGATGACATCAAGATGGATCCAGAGTTAATAATTGATGATCACGACTTGTTGAATAATGACAACATTTTTGAGAGAAACTCAACAGTAGATTCTGCACCGATTGAACCAAAAGATGAAATGCGAATCAAGGGAGAAAACGGAGAGGTATTCTTCATCAACGAAATGAACGAAGAAGACTACAATATATCACTAATTTCGGTTGCTAGAACAAATACTCAAAGTAAAGGTGATCTGGATGCTTCACAGATAGAAGTTCACTCATCTTCGGTACGGCATAAATGTAAGGAAGACTCCACGGATGAAAGTTTGACGAAGGACCATACACAGTCACACACGG gtgaacgtccctatCCTTGTCCACATTGTGCGAAAACATTCAAGCGACCTGCAACGCTCGAGCAGCACGTTCGAACTCATACTG gtgaacgtccctattcttgtCCACAGTGTCCGAAAGCGTTTGGACAACGTACAACGCTTCAACtgcacattcgaactcatacgg ATGAACGCCCTTATTCTTGTTCACATTGTTCGAAAACATATAGGACACACTCAACACTCAAACAGCACATTCGAACTCACACGG GCGAACGTCCTTATACTTGTTCACATTGTCCAAAAGCGTTTGGACAACGAACAACGCTCCAACtgcacattcgaactcatacgg ATGATGGCTCATActcttgtccacattgtccgaaaACGTTCCAAAAGCGTAAAACGCTTTCACTGCACTTTCGAGCTCATACGG GTGACCGTCCCTActcttgtccacattgtccgagAGCATTCAAGCAACCTACATCGCTCAAACAGCACGTTCGAACTCATGcag AAGAACGTCCATTTTCTTGTCCACACTGTCCGAAAGCGTTCAAGAAGCGTAAACTGCTCTTAAAGCACATTAAAACTCATGCGGATTCGTTGCAAACGACGAAACAGTGA